TAACCTTAAGCCCCGCCCGTTCCTCCGAAATTGGGTCGCAGTCCCACCCTCTCTCCTAGTACTTCCTGTTCTCGGCTAACCCTGGCGCTGGGCCGGGGGCTGGAGAGTGACCGTGGTCTGAGTGACCTGGGGCGGCTGCGTGGGCCGGGGTGGGCCTCAAAGCCGGGCACCAGACGGGAGGGGCGGCGCTCGGGCCGCGCGCTGCCCGCGCCGGGTCCTGGCGGGCGGCGAGGCTGGGGCTGACTCCTGCCTCAGGATGCCGGGGGAGGAAGAGGAGCGGGCCTTCCTGGTGGCCCGCGAGGAGCTGGCGAGCGCCCTGAGGAGGGATTCCGGGCAGGCGTTTTCCCTGGAGCAGCTCCGGCCGCTACTAGCCAGCTCTCTGCCGCTAGCCGCCCGCTACCTGCAGCTGGACGCCGCACGCCTTGTCCGCTGCAACGCTCATGGGGAGGTGAGGCCCGGCCCCGCTTGGAAGGGGGACACCAGGGCCTGAGGCCCAGGCCACGCTCACACCTCTCTGCTCTCCTTGCTCCCAGCCCCGAAACTACCTCAACACCCTGTCCACGGCTCTGAACATCCTGGAGAAATACGGCCGCAACCTTCTCAGCCCTCAGCGGCCTCGGTACTGGCGTGGTGTCAAGTTTAATAACCCTGTCTTTCGCAGCACGGTGGATGCTGTGCAGGTGAATCCCCTGGCCTTATGGGAGAGGGGGCTGGGGTTTGGCTAGAAAAGGCCTGAGGTTGTGCTGAATGGGAAGGGGTCCAGCCCTACTAGGCAGGAAACCTCCTGGGTGGTGACTCGTTTGAATGTGTGGCAGGGGGGCCGAGATGTGCTGCGATTATATGGCTACACAGAGGAGCAACCAGATGGGTTGAGCTTCCCCGAAGGGCAGGAGGAGCCAGATGAGCACCAGGTTGCTACAGTCACACTGGAAGTACTGCTGCTTCGGACAGAGCTCAGCCTGCTATTGCAGGTGAGATGCTCCTCTAGTCTTGATGGACTTATGCACCAGGGCTGGGGAGCCCAGCCTAACTCAAGTAAGTTTGAGGACCCCCGTGCTGCTGAACTATGGGCATAGTTCAGCATTCTGGGAGCTCCGGGTACTGATTTTCCTTCTGTGAATGTTAAGGGACCAGGGCTTAGAGGGAGGGCTTTGTTCTAGGGGTCTAGCTGGAAACCGTTTTTATCTGTATTATTGCAGAATACTCATCCAAGACAGCAGGCACTGGAGCAGCTGTTGGAAGACAAGGTTGAAGATGATGtaaggaaggcaggaaaggggCTGGTGTACAAAGGAAACAGGAATTGTGAGACTCTGTGTCCCTAAACCCTTATTCATTCCCTGCCCTTTCTTTTTCAGATGCTGCAGCTTTCAGAATTTGACCCCCTATTGAGAGAGATTGCTCCTGGCCCCCTCACCACACCCTCTGTCCCAGGTATTATTGGTCCTAAATTGGGGACCAGGTAGGAAGCTatattgatggaaatttgggaTGCTCCTCTGTCTTCTTGGTTATCttcctttgtgtttgtttgttttgagacggagttttgctcttgttgcccaggctggagtgcaatggtgcgatctccgctcaccgcaacctccacctcccgggttcaagcgattctcctgcctcagcctcccgagtagctgggattacaggcatgcgccaccgcgctcggctaattttgtatttttggtagagatggggtttctccatgttggtcaggctggtctggaactcctgacctcaagtgatccacccacctcagcctcccaaagtgctaagattacctgcatgagccaccacgcccggcctctttgttttttaaaagagattaaaattgTTTCCTTGGGTCCAGATGTTTAAAAAGTAGTCTTGTGATTTGCCCCCATCCACAGCAGATTCAGATGTAGCCTGGTCTTTTTTGGAAAGATGTTCCATCTCTCCTGCCCTCCAGGCTCCACTCCTGGTCCCTGCTTCCTCTGTGGTTCTGCCCCAGGCACACTGCACTGCCCATCCTGTAAACAGGCCCTGTGTCCAGCCTGTGACCACCTGTTCCATGGACACCCATCCCGTGCTCATCACCTCCGCCAGACCCTGCCTGGGGTCCTGCAGGGTACCCACCTGAGCCCCAGGTGAGAGGGCTTCTCTTCTGGGTGGGAGTGAAATTTAGAGAACTTAAGATCACTTGATTATGGACTACCTGCCAGTTTCTGTGCTAAAGACTGTTTAATAGAGGACAAGTAGCCAGTCAGAACCCTGAAAGAGATAATAGACATACACATCAAGCAGGTAGCAATTGCAGTAACCCAGGTTGTTATGGTAATAGGTGGTTTGCAACCTAGTCTGAAGGGTCAGCTGAATCAGGTGGCAATATTTTAAACACCTAGTGTAGGTCAGGCCATGTGTTAGCAGTATCTACTAGGAAGAAGTGAGCTTTAAGCTGTCATTTAAATGTTGCATAAGCTATGGGTATAGGAGTATTCGAGACAGACAATGTGTGCAAAGGCCAGTGACATGAGTTGTTACCCAGGAAATGGAGAATGCTTAGAGGTGAGGGATCCAGGCACCAGGTGCCACTTCAGCAGGCCATGTCTGCTTTTCCATTACAGTTTACCTGCCTCAGCCCAACCACGGCCCCAGTCGACCTCCCTGCTGGCCCTGGGAGACAGCTCTCTTTCTTCCCCTAATCCTGCAAGTGCTCATTTGCCCTGGCACTGTGCTGCCTGTGCCATGCTAAATGAGCCTTGGGCAGTGCTCTGTGTGGCCTGTGATCGGCCCCGAGGCTGTAAGGGGTTGGGGTTGGGAACTGAGGGTCCCCAAGGAACTGGAGGCCTAGAACCTGATCTTGCACGGGGTCGGTGGGCCTGCCAGAGCTGTACCTTTGAGAATGAGGCAGCTGCTGTGCTATGTTCCATATGTGAGCGACCTCGGctggcccagcctcccagctTGGTGGTGGATTCCCGAGATGCTGGCATTTGCCTGCAACCCCTTCAGGTAACTGGCCTTCCCAGCTCTTTATCGTGTGTTACCTCAGGCATTCTCTTCCCTATCCCATGTTTTCCTTCAGTTCCTCCCAACTCCCTGTATTTCTGTTGTGAACTTCAGCCAGCCAGTCAAAGGGATAATTCTCTCTGCCTTCCCAGCAGGGGGATGCTTTGCTGGCCTCTGCCCAGAGTCAAGTCTGGTACTGTATTCACTGTACCTTCTGCAACTCGAGCCCTGGCTGGGTGTGTGTTATGTGCAACCGGACTAGTAGCCCCATTCCAGCACAACATGCCCCCCGGCCCTATGCCAGCTCTTTGGAAAAGGGACCCCCCAAGCCTGGGCCCCCACGACGCCTTAGTGCCCCCCTGCCCAGTTCCTGTGGAGATCCTGAGAAGCAGCGCCAAGACAAGATGCGGGAAGAAGGCCTCCAGCTAGTGAGCATGATCCGGGTAAGGACTGGGCCTGCGATGAGGTAGGGCTGAGCTGGTCTGGGAAAGGAGATGCTGCAGGTGGTTAATAGTTTCTATGAATCTTGTTATTGTTAGCAGCAGCTGCCTGTTACTGAGGCAGTTACCATTGCTGTACACTGATGACATGATCCATATGTCTGAGCTGAGCCACTGTCACCATCTTAGTTCAGGCTGAGGGTGGGTGAAGGGTGCCCCTCCTGATGGGCGGGACTGTGCCTTAGGAAGGGGAAGCCGCAGGTGCCTGTCCAGAGGAGATCTTCTCGGCTCTGCAGTACTCGGGCACTGAGGTGCCTCTGCAGTGGTTGCGCTCAGAACTGCCCTACGTCCTGGAGATGGTGGCTGAGCTGGCTGGACAGCAGGACCCTGGGCTGGGTGCCTTTTCCTGTCAGGAGGCCCGGAGAGCCTGGCTGGATCGTCATGGCAACCTTGATGAAGCTGTGGAGGAGTGTGTGAGGACCAGGCGAAGGAAGGTATCAGCTGTGCTGGATATGGGATAGGGTCGAGAGTCTGCATCTCTCACACTCTCCCTTGCTTGCTTTCCCACTTCATTCCCCCTTGCCACTCCCATCTTGCAGGTGCAGGAGCTCCAGTCTCTAGGCTTTGGGCCTGAGGAGGGGTCTCTCCAGGCATTGTTCCAGCACGGAGGTGATGTGTCACGGGCCCTGACTGAGCTACAGCGCCAACGCCTAGAGCCCTTCCGCCAGCGCCTCTGGGACAGTGGCCCTGAGCCCACCCCTTCCTGGGATGGGCCAGACAAGCAGGTGCTGGGAGGAGGCAAGAAGCCCAAGGGTCCACCTAGAGGAGCAAGAGGGAGCTGAGGGGAAGGGTCCCTGGAGTCTGACAGCACTTCCCCCCTCCACCTGAATCATATTGCAGAGCCTGGTCAGGCGGCTTTTGGCAGTCTACGCACTCCCCAGCTGGGGCCGGGCAGAGCTGGCACTGTCACTGCTGCAGGAGACACCCAGGAACTATGAGTTGGGGGATGTGGTAGAAGCTGTGAGGCACAGCCAGGACCGGGCCTTCCTGCGCCGCTTGCTTGCCCAGGAGTGTGCCGTGTGTGGCTGGGCCCTGCCCCACAACCGGGTAAGTCCCTCCCCACGATACCTGGTCCAAGAATTACTCTATTCTTTTGGACCCCCATCCTACCCCAGTCTCCATCTCTGATCCTGTCTTCTGCTCTTCAGTTGCCCATATACCCCTGAAGGCTCCTGGGAGGGGGAAGTCAGGAACAGGCTTATCTCCTCCCTTTTAAAACAATGTTcta
This genomic stretch from Homo sapiens chromosome 14, GRCh38.p14 Primary Assembly harbors:
- the RNF31 gene encoding E3 ubiquitin-protein ligase RNF31 isoform 1 (isoform 1 is encoded by transcript variant 1) — translated: MPGEEEERAFLVAREELASALRRDSGQAFSLEQLRPLLASSLPLAARYLQLDAARLVRCNAHGEPRNYLNTLSTALNILEKYGRNLLSPQRPRYWRGVKFNNPVFRSTVDAVQGGRDVLRLYGYTEEQPDGLSFPEGQEEPDEHQVATVTLEVLLLRTELSLLLQNTHPRQQALEQLLEDKVEDDMLQLSEFDPLLREIAPGPLTTPSVPGSTPGPCFLCGSAPGTLHCPSCKQALCPACDHLFHGHPSRAHHLRQTLPGVLQGTHLSPSLPASAQPRPQSTSLLALGDSSLSSPNPASAHLPWHCAACAMLNEPWAVLCVACDRPRGCKGLGLGTEGPQGTGGLEPDLARGRWACQSCTFENEAAAVLCSICERPRLAQPPSLVVDSRDAGICLQPLQQGDALLASAQSQVWYCIHCTFCNSSPGWVCVMCNRTSSPIPAQHAPRPYASSLEKGPPKPGPPRRLSAPLPSSCGDPEKQRQDKMREEGLQLVSMIREGEAAGACPEEIFSALQYSGTEVPLQWLRSELPYVLEMVAELAGQQDPGLGAFSCQEARRAWLDRHGNLDEAVEECVRTRRRKVQELQSLGFGPEEGSLQALFQHGGDVSRALTELQRQRLEPFRQRLWDSGPEPTPSWDGPDKQSLVRRLLAVYALPSWGRAELALSLLQETPRNYELGDVVEAVRHSQDRAFLRRLLAQECAVCGWALPHNRMQALTSCECTICPDCFRQHFTIALKEKHITDMVCPACGRPDLTDDTQLLSYFSTLDIQLRESLEPDAYALFHKKLTEGVLMRDPKFLWCAQCSFGFIYEREQLEATCPQCHQTFCVRCKRQWEEQHRGRSCEDFQNWKRMNDPEYQAQGLAMYLQENGIDCPKCKFSYALARGGCMHFHCTQCRHQFCSGCYNAFYAKNKCPEPNCRVKKSLHGHHPRDCLFYLRDWTALRLQKLLQDNNVMFNTEPPAGARAVPGGGCRVIEQKEVPNGLRDEACGKETPAGYAGLCQAHYKEYLVSLINAHSLDPATLYEVEELETATERYLHVRPQPLAGEDPPAYQARLLQKLTEEVPLGQSIPRRRK
- the RNF31 gene encoding E3 ubiquitin-protein ligase RNF31 isoform 2 (isoform 2 is encoded by transcript variant 2), yielding MDLCTRAGEPSLTQNTHPRQQALEQLLEDKVEDDMLQLSEFDPLLREIAPGPLTTPSVPGSTPGPCFLCGSAPGTLHCPSCKQALCPACDHLFHGHPSRAHHLRQTLPGVLQGTHLSPSLPASAQPRPQSTSLLALGDSSLSSPNPASAHLPWHCAACAMLNEPWAVLCVACDRPRGCKGLGLGTEGPQGTGGLEPDLARGRWACQSCTFENEAAAVLCSICERPRLAQPPSLVVDSRDAGICLQPLQQGDALLASAQSQVWYCIHCTFCNSSPGWVCVMCNRTSSPIPAQHAPRPYASSLEKGPPKPGPPRRLSAPLPSSCGDPEKQRQDKMREEGLQLVSMIREGEAAGACPEEIFSALQYSGTEVPLQWLRSELPYVLEMVAELAGQQDPGLGAFSCQEARRAWLDRHGNLDEAVEECVRTRRRKVQELQSLGFGPEEGSLQALFQHGGDVSRALTELQRQRLEPFRQRLWDSGPEPTPSWDGPDKQSLVRRLLAVYALPSWGRAELALSLLQETPRNYELGDVVEAVRHSQDRAFLRRLLAQECAVCGWALPHNRMQALTSCECTICPDCFRQHFTIALKEKHITDMVCPACGRPDLTDDTQLLSYFSTLDIQLRESLEPDAYALFHKKLTEGVLMRDPKFLWCAQCSFGFIYEREQLEATCPQCHQTFCVRCKRQWEEQHRGRSCEDFQNWKRMNDPEYQAQGLAMYLQENGIDCPKCKFSYALARGGCMHFHCTQCRHQFCSGCYNAFYAKNKCPEPNCRVKKSLHGHHPRDCLFYLRDWTALRLQKLLQDNNVMFNTEPPAGARAVPGGGCRVIEQKEVPNGLRDEACGKETPAGYAGLCQAHYKEYLVSLINAHSLDPATLYEVEELETATERYLHVRPQPLAGEDPPAYQARLLQKLTEEVPLGQSIPRRRK